From the genome of Cedecea lapagei, one region includes:
- a CDS encoding PRD domain-containing protein, which yields MEDRLNLLCDAGVIDRDICDGMKVVVTQLESQWAIPLQSDQGAMAITHMANALMRSRRGEEIGPLDDDLLAEMKTDSVFGEVERAHHALLVPFNVQLHPNEEGYLLANLFSLWRLHKS from the coding sequence ATGGAAGATCGGCTCAACCTGCTGTGTGATGCAGGCGTCATCGACCGGGATATTTGCGATGGCATGAAAGTGGTGGTTACGCAGTTGGAGAGCCAATGGGCTATTCCGCTGCAGAGCGATCAGGGGGCGATGGCGATTACCCACATGGCTAATGCGCTGATGCGCAGCCGCCGGGGCGAGGAGATCGGCCCGCTGGATGACGATCTGCTGGCGGAGATGAAAACTGACAGCGTGTTCGGCGAAGTAGAGCGGGCACATCATGCGTTGCTGGTACCGTTCAACGTGCAGCTACACCCTAATGAAGAGGGATACCTGCTCGCTAACCTGTTCAGCCTTTGGCGGCTTCACAAGAGCTAA